A region of the Epinephelus fuscoguttatus linkage group LG13, E.fuscoguttatus.final_Chr_v1 genome:
ATCAGTGGGTGCACAGTAAGCATGTGAAATAGCAGCTTATTCATCATACTTTTACTGGTGCCAAATTAccaaactgtaaacaaacataGGCTAAAAGCACAGGGCTTGAGCTGTAGACCAAAGTGTAACTAAttatacttcctgtttacaagcAGGGGGGTTGGGAGTGGTGGGTGGTGCGCAGTTGTCTCGTTATTGTCTGAGGGGTGTGACAGTGTCAAACTTTGAAAAGCTTTTGTCTTGGAAATAACTAATTTGACCTTAAAGTTGCAGTTTTAACTGAAGATGGAAAACAGGTTCAACAATGAATCCAATCACTGACTTCCTGCTTTGTTGCCATTTCAAATTATATCATACAGATATATAGTGCTCCACATTCAGTGATGTCATGGCAACACAGTTACAACTAAAACCACCGCATTATTGGCAGCATAATGTTTTCTGTGCAAACTAGAAGACTTTTCAGTGGTCAGAAGGATAAAGCTCAGTCTTACCATGGCTGCAGCTGCGGCCTGGGCTGCCACAGCTGTGTGATTGACTTGCTGCTGACTGGATTTGATTTTGGCCTGCAAGTGTGCAGGCGGGTGAAAATACTTGCACTTCTCCCGGGAGCAGCGGCTCTTGATGTAGTCCATGCAAACAGTGACAGTGTTATCTGTGGTGTCAATCATTGGACTGTCACTGGGGTGAGCGAAGCGGCAATCTGTCTCCCCTCTTGCACAGTTTCCCCGCTGAAACTCGCGGCACACCTGAGAGGAGCAAATTAGAGAGAGTGACAGGAATTCAGCTTTTCAGCATGTAGCCAGAATATGTTAACCCACAGAAGTACTGATGTATTTTGTCATGTTAAATCACTCCTTGTGGTGCATGAATACCTCTAGTTTGTCTGTACGCTGCAGCTTCTgtgagggagaagaagaagaagaggaggaagaggaggaggagctctgGACTGTGACAGGTGGGCTCCCAGTCACAAGAACCTGGGTGCTGGAGAGGTTGTCTGTCGGGATGAGGCTCATTCCATGGCTCAAGGGCGTCATGTATGAACCATAACCAAGACCAGTATTTGTGCTCAGTCCCTGCGTAACAGGAAATGTTGTCTATGAgggaaaatgttaaatattataaGCGAGACAAGCACCACAACACAATTTGAAGTTCTACCCTAAACACTCTGAGGAGCTTACCACAGACTGCAGGCTGGGTGCTGGGATCATGAGCTGCATCTGTTGGGCAAGCACAGCTGCGGCTGTCTTCTGCTGGATGAGGTTGTTGCGCCCGTTTATCTCTAACTGGGTTTTTAAGTGTGAAGGTGGATGAAGGTACTTGCAGTTTTCTCTTGAGCATCGGCcctgtaataaaaataaagaaaaagtcatGAAGAACACTCAAGatttcaatactcatttttactgaatagagcttgaacatATCATAgtgtaactcaatgcaacctccGTCAGCTGACAGTTCCGGCTACCAACTCCTgacggctaacgttagctagctctcctcctgctgatttcaacaCGTCTGTTGTCCACAGCGTAGCATTATCAGGAAAACAACAGAGTGTGTCTAAGTGGCAACCTccggagctgaaaaatgaagccaacagagaagcgcaaaaaatgcagttccttaaatgaccacttgaggctggctccagaggcaccactcatgttaaaatgcccaacattacagcagaaatgtttATTGCTTGGTACAAAacacggttttggtctctatagctaatttcaacagtAATGACAACTGTACTAGGGGGAAATTTTTAGATAACTCACTCATTTACATTTGGTCAAGACTAAAAGTTATGCatctgagtgacaggctgtctgtgaggcgttgctacagtctatgagtcagctccaccctctcatccaaaaatggtcactcctggctccaaaaaccaagatggcagaCTTGACCTTCAGATcagcagtccacaaactaatgggtgacaTTCCAGTGACTTTGTCCATTTATTTAAACAGTCTATGCATCCCCTGTGTTCTTTCATCTCGAAGGCGCCATGGGGGAAAATCTCCAAAAATGTTTCTATTGTCCCCATGATGACAAGACTCGAGCTCAGCTTTTTAGCTTAAGCTAAATTAATTGTCAGTTATACAGTTACCACAGTATTCAATGTTACTGcatatttttctcatactgtgCAGCCCTATTCCctatcatttcattttatggtTGTTCTTTGAAACAGTGGCTTCAATTCTAGtctaaaatgaaatgcaaacgTCCTCCTCCAGCATGAAAGTCAGATGTGTTTCACATCTATCCATCAACTATCTATACGAATCACCTTTCTACATAAAGAAAAGACCATTTCCCACACTGGCATTGAATGTTAGC
Encoded here:
- the LOC125899433 gene encoding muscleblind-like protein 2a isoform X1; the encoded protein is MALNISSVRDTKWLTLEVCRQFQRGNCSRSDEECKFAHPPKSCQVDNGRVVACFDSLKGRCSRENCKYLHPPSHLKTQLEINGRNNLIQQKTAAAVLAQQMQLMIPAPSLQSVTTFPVTQGLSTNTGLGYGSYMTPLSHGMSLIPTDNLSSTQVLVTGSPPVTVQSSSSSSSSSSSSPSQKLQRTDKLEVCREFQRGNCARGETDCRFAHPSDSPMIDTTDNTVTVCMDYIKSRCSREKCKYFHPPAHLQAKIKSSQQQVNHTAVAAQAAAAAMTQSTAKAMKRSLEATVDLAFPYSVPLPKRPAFEKSSLASSLLSPSFLHYQQALANTQLQQPTAAFYPTGSVFCMTPANSVDHPQVTTRHRSQCRVAAVKDAQQLLCKYSVNTAHNLQQAAC
- the LOC125899433 gene encoding muscleblind-like protein 2a isoform X3, whose product is MALNISSVRDTKWLTLEVCRQFQRGNCSRSDEECKFAHPPKSCQVDNGRVVACFDSLKGRCSRENCKYLHPPSHLKTQLEINGRNNLIQQKTAAAVLAQQMQLMIPAPSLQSVGLSTNTGLGYGSYMTPLSHGMSLIPTDNLSSTQVLVTGSPPVTVQSSSSSSSSSSSSPSQKLQRTDKLEVCREFQRGNCARGETDCRFAHPSDSPMIDTTDNTVTVCMDYIKSRCSREKCKYFHPPAHLQAKIKSSQQQVNHTAVAAQAAAAAMTQSTAKAMKRSLEATVDLAFPYSVPLPKRPAFEKSSLASSLLSPSFLHYQQALANTQLQQPTAAFYPTGSVFCMTPANSVDHPQVTTRHRSQCRVAAVKDAQQLLCKYSVNTAHNLQQAAC
- the LOC125899433 gene encoding muscleblind-like protein 2a isoform X4 encodes the protein MALNISSVRDTKWLTLEVCRQFQRGNCSRSDEECKFAHPPKSCQVDNGRVVACFDSLKGRCSRENCKYLHPPSHLKTQLEINGRNNLIQQKTAAAVLAQQMQLMIPAPSLQSVTTFPVTQGLSTNTGLGYGSYMTPLSHGMSLIPTDNLSSTQVLVTGSPPVTVQSSSSSSSSSSSSPSQKLQRTDKLEVCREFQRGNCARGETDCRFAHPSDSPMIDTTDNTVTVCMDYIKSRCSREKCKYFHPPAHLQAKIKSSQQQVNHTAVAAQAAAAAMAFPYSVPLPKRPAFEKSSLASSLLSPSFLHYQQALANTQLQQPTAAFYPTGSVFCMTPANSVDHPQVTTRHRSQCRVAAVKDAQQLLCKYSVNTAHNLQQAAC
- the LOC125899433 gene encoding muscleblind-like protein 2a isoform X2; translation: MALNISSVRDTKWLTLEVCRQFQRGNCSRSDEECKFAHPPKSCQVDNGRVVACFDSLKGRCSRENCKYLHPPSHLKTQLEINGRNNLIQQKTAAAVLAQQMQLMIPAPSLQSVTTFPVTQGLSTNTGLGYGSYMTPLSHGMSLIPTDNLSSTQVLVTGSPPVTVQSSSSSSSSSSSSPSQKLQRTDKLEVCREFQRGNCARGETDCRFAHPSDSPMIDTTDNTVTVCMDYIKSRCSREKCKYFHPPAHLQAKIKSSQQQVNHTAVAAQAAAAAMTQSTAKAMKRSLEATVDLAFPYSVPLPKRPAFEKSSLASSLLSPSFLHYQQALANTQLQQPTAAFYPTGSVFCMTPANSVVPMMYSATPATVSAATTPATSVPYAATAPANQIILK
- the LOC125899433 gene encoding muscleblind-like protein 2a isoform X5, producing the protein MALNISSVRDTKWLTLEVCRQFQRGNCSRSDEECKFAHPPKSCQVDNGRVVACFDSLKGRCSRENCKYLHPPSHLKTQLEINGRNNLIQQKTAAAVLAQQMQLMIPAPSLQSVTTFPVTQGLSTNTGLGYGSYMTPLSHGMSLIPTDNLSSTQVLVTGSPPVTVQSSSSSSSSSSSSPSQKLQRTDKLEVCREFQRGNCARGETDCRFAHPSDSPMIDTTDNTVTVCMDYIKSRCSREKCKYFHPPAHLQAKIKSSQQQVNHTAVAAQAAAAAMAFPYSVPLPKRPAFEKSSLASSLLSPSFLHYQQALANTQLQQPTAAFYPTGSVFCMTPANSVVPMMYSATPATVSAATTPATSVPYAATAPANQIILK